One window from the genome of Kaistella carnis encodes:
- a CDS encoding M1 family metallopeptidase → MRTTLTSIVLLFLSFQAFAQELYIPRNIVKAYENNTRSLDGKPGKNYWQNSGDYKIEFNVNPTTKVVSGNETIIYKNNSPETLKSIVVRFVNNVHKPTSPRAAKSSKDFLSDGLTIKSLSVNGKNYKVDSEDWETFYELKLTETLSANSTNTIKIEWEFPLSKESGREGQIDETTFFCAYAYPRISVFDDYNGWDKLPHMGRGEFYNDFNNYDVSIKVPKNYIVYATGVFQNPEEVLQPEIVKKFKTSLTSDEIIHVATQEEIKKKKVTKQNASNTWKFKAEDISDFTFGVSSTYVWDASSIQLKSKRVSTQATYKAGTPDFEKYVEWTSYSVKWFSENWPGVEYPFPTITGFQGFADMEYPMMVNDTAIPDNFADSRQTVDHEIAHTYFPFMMGTNESRYAFMDEGWVTAFEYLIGEAENGKEFNDKMYTDFRVKRYINDPSTEQDQPIISMSSQLSGMGYGSNAYIKPAFAYLALKDMLGDDVFKKTLHHYMTTWTGKHPTPWDFFYSFNTGSGQDLNWYWNNWFFSNNYIDLKVNSAIQSNKNLEMIIHNVGGFAIPFEAEITFEDGTILKKHFTPDVWKNGNFYKAQIEVSQKVKSVKIDGGIFMDYTPNDNLYNL, encoded by the coding sequence ATGCGAACCACACTTACTTCAATTGTTCTGCTATTTCTCTCTTTTCAGGCATTTGCTCAGGAACTCTATATTCCGCGAAATATTGTCAAAGCCTATGAAAATAATACCCGGTCTCTGGACGGAAAACCGGGTAAAAATTATTGGCAAAATTCCGGGGATTATAAAATTGAATTCAATGTTAATCCAACAACCAAAGTAGTTTCGGGAAATGAAACGATTATTTATAAGAACAATTCCCCGGAGACTTTAAAATCGATTGTCGTGCGATTTGTGAATAATGTTCATAAGCCTACATCGCCCCGCGCCGCAAAATCATCCAAGGATTTTCTGAGTGACGGACTTACCATAAAATCACTTTCAGTGAACGGCAAAAATTACAAGGTTGATTCTGAAGACTGGGAAACTTTTTATGAACTGAAATTAACAGAAACACTTTCTGCCAATTCTACGAATACGATTAAAATAGAGTGGGAATTTCCTCTGTCAAAAGAAAGTGGACGAGAAGGGCAGATTGACGAAACTACCTTTTTCTGTGCCTATGCTTATCCGCGCATTTCGGTTTTCGATGATTATAATGGCTGGGACAAGTTGCCACATATGGGTCGTGGGGAATTCTATAATGATTTTAATAATTATGATGTCTCCATTAAAGTTCCAAAAAACTACATCGTATATGCCACCGGAGTTTTTCAAAACCCGGAAGAAGTTTTGCAGCCTGAAATTGTAAAGAAATTTAAAACCTCTTTAACTTCTGATGAAATAATTCATGTTGCAACCCAAGAGGAAATAAAGAAAAAAAAGGTGACCAAACAGAACGCCTCAAATACCTGGAAATTTAAAGCGGAGGACATCAGTGATTTTACTTTTGGAGTAAGCTCAACTTATGTCTGGGATGCCTCCAGTATTCAGTTAAAATCGAAGAGAGTTAGCACTCAGGCGACGTATAAGGCGGGAACCCCGGATTTTGAGAAATATGTGGAATGGACAAGTTACAGCGTCAAGTGGTTTTCCGAAAACTGGCCCGGTGTAGAATATCCTTTTCCGACCATAACAGGATTTCAGGGGTTTGCCGATATGGAATATCCAATGATGGTTAATGATACTGCAATTCCAGACAATTTCGCAGATTCCCGACAAACCGTGGATCATGAAATTGCGCATACCTATTTTCCTTTTATGATGGGAACCAACGAATCGCGATATGCTTTCATGGATGAAGGCTGGGTAACCGCTTTCGAATATTTGATAGGAGAAGCTGAGAATGGAAAAGAATTTAATGATAAAATGTATACGGATTTTCGGGTTAAAAGATATATAAATGATCCCTCAACAGAGCAGGATCAACCCATAATCTCAATGAGCAGTCAGTTAAGCGGTATGGGATATGGCAGTAATGCATATATTAAACCTGCATTTGCGTATCTGGCTTTAAAAGACATGTTGGGAGATGATGTATTTAAAAAAACGCTCCACCATTATATGACTACCTGGACCGGAAAGCATCCGACACCTTGGGATTTCTTTTACAGTTTCAATACAGGAAGTGGACAGGATCTGAACTGGTATTGGAACAATTGGTTCTTCAGCAATAATTACATTGATTTGAAAGTAAACAGTGCGATTCAGTCGAATAAAAATCTTGAAATGATCATCCATAATGTGGGTGGATTTGCGATTCCCTTTGAAGCTGAAATTACTTTTGAGGATGGAACTATTCTTAAAAAACATTTTACACCGGACGTCTGGAAGAACGGAAACTTTTACAAAGCGCAGATCGAAGTGAGTCAAAAAGTGAAATCGGTGAAGATCGATGGTGGAATTTTTATGGATTACACGCCAAATGATAATCTATACAATTTATAA
- a CDS encoding phage holin family protein, with protein sequence MNMIIRLLVTAIVAFLLTKVLTGVHIDDFTTALVFALILGILNLIVTPILKILGLPLTILTLGLFSLVINAIVVLFAANFVDGMSIDGFWWAFIFSIALSLITSLLNGIISPTK encoded by the coding sequence ATGAATATGATTATCCGACTTTTGGTCACCGCTATCGTAGCGTTTCTTTTAACTAAAGTTTTAACCGGCGTCCATATTGACGACTTTACAACGGCTCTGGTTTTTGCTTTAATTTTAGGAATTTTGAACTTAATAGTAACTCCCATTTTAAAAATTTTGGGTTTGCCGTTAACGATTTTAACTTTGGGTCTTTTCTCCTTAGTTATTAATGCGATTGTGGTTTTATTTGCCGCAAATTTTGTAGACGGAATGAGTATCGACGGATTTTGGTGGGCATTTATTTTCAGTATTGCCTTGTCCTTAATTACTTCTTTGCTCAACGGCATTATTTCTCCCACAAAATAG
- a CDS encoding M20/M25/M40 family metallo-hydrolase, whose product MKNYAKLMMVSTVFAVSLNAQTTDQMVKSIMDETYQNSQLETLAYELMDGIGPRLVGSPKMQQAHDWAVKRFQNWGIEAQNEQWGEWKSWERGTSTIEMISPYVKSMEGMQLAWSPSTSAKGVTADVVMLPLFKSKEEFNAWLPTVKGKIVMVSQYQPSGRPDYNWKEFATPESYDKMKKESEEASEAWRNSLKATGETSKTLNEKVEKAGAAGIISSYWSKGFGVNKIFSAGTKKIPVFDMALEDYGQLYRMIQHGTTPKLKLVAQSKDKGTAPTFNTVATIKGSEKPNEYVILSAHLDSWDGGTGATDNGTGTITMMEVARVLKKYYPNPKRTIVIGLWGSEEQGLNGSRGYVSAHKDQMPNVQAVFNQDNGTGRIANISGQGFLNSYDYIGRWMSAVPKELKKDVETSFPGYPGGGGSDHASFIAAGAPAFMLSSLNWSYGNYTWHTNRDTYDKIVFDDVKSNVATIAILTYMASEDPEKASAERIKMPVNPRTGEPAKWPELKEPIRKGGFD is encoded by the coding sequence ATGAAGAATTATGCAAAATTGATGATGGTATCTACGGTCTTTGCGGTAAGCTTAAATGCCCAAACCACAGACCAAATGGTAAAATCCATCATGGATGAAACGTACCAGAATTCACAACTGGAAACATTGGCTTATGAACTGATGGACGGGATCGGACCAAGACTCGTAGGAAGTCCCAAAATGCAGCAGGCACATGACTGGGCGGTAAAACGTTTTCAGAACTGGGGAATCGAGGCGCAAAACGAACAATGGGGCGAATGGAAATCATGGGAACGTGGTACTTCCACCATCGAAATGATTTCACCTTACGTAAAATCAATGGAAGGAATGCAGTTGGCATGGAGCCCGTCAACTTCCGCGAAAGGAGTTACAGCGGATGTCGTTATGTTGCCCTTATTTAAAAGTAAAGAAGAATTCAACGCATGGTTACCGACTGTAAAAGGAAAAATTGTAATGGTTTCCCAATATCAGCCAAGCGGCAGACCGGATTATAACTGGAAAGAATTTGCCACGCCGGAATCCTATGATAAAATGAAAAAAGAAAGTGAAGAAGCTTCTGAAGCTTGGAGAAATTCACTTAAAGCAACCGGAGAAACTTCTAAAACACTGAACGAGAAAGTAGAAAAAGCTGGAGCTGCAGGAATTATTTCCTCTTACTGGTCGAAAGGTTTTGGTGTAAACAAGATTTTTTCTGCCGGAACTAAAAAAATCCCGGTATTTGATATGGCGTTAGAAGATTACGGTCAATTATACCGCATGATTCAACACGGAACAACGCCGAAATTGAAACTTGTCGCTCAGTCAAAAGACAAAGGAACTGCGCCGACCTTTAATACCGTAGCAACAATTAAAGGTTCTGAAAAGCCAAACGAGTATGTGATTCTTTCCGCGCATCTTGATTCATGGGATGGTGGAACTGGAGCTACAGATAATGGAACCGGAACAATTACTATGATGGAAGTGGCAAGAGTTCTTAAAAAATATTATCCAAACCCAAAAAGAACCATCGTGATCGGACTTTGGGGAAGTGAGGAACAGGGACTCAATGGATCACGAGGGTACGTGTCTGCCCACAAAGATCAAATGCCAAATGTACAGGCGGTGTTTAATCAGGATAACGGAACAGGTAGAATTGCCAATATCAGCGGTCAGGGTTTCTTAAATTCCTATGATTATATTGGAAGATGGATGAGCGCAGTTCCAAAAGAACTGAAAAAAGATGTTGAAACATCATTTCCGGGATATCCTGGTGGCGGTGGATCGGATCATGCTTCCTTTATTGCGGCAGGAGCACCTGCTTTTATGCTAAGTTCCCTGAACTGGTCCTACGGCAATTATACTTGGCACACCAATCGTGACACTTACGACAAAATCGTTTTCGATGATGTTAAGAGTAATGTTGCCACAATCGCGATCTTAACTTATATGGCGAGTGAGGATCCTGAAAAAGCGTCTGCCGAAAGAATTAAAATGCCGGTTAATCCAAGAACAGGTGAACCCGCTAAATGGCCGGAATTAAAAGAACCTATCAGAAAGGGTGGCTTTGATTAA
- a CDS encoding DUF6526 family protein, with protein sequence MKIQNYDNHKKFYAPHHFIYLPLLAILQIIGIWKIFSDEVNQLSWILFSTVIFLIIYLALMVRQHYALGNQDRIVRLEFKQRYFEIFGKRSDEVENQLNFGQISALRFAYDEEFKILIEKALNEKISGDEIKKSITKWRPDHHRI encoded by the coding sequence ATGAAGATTCAAAATTACGACAACCACAAGAAGTTCTACGCACCCCATCATTTCATCTACCTGCCCTTACTTGCGATTTTGCAAATTATCGGGATATGGAAAATTTTTTCTGATGAGGTGAACCAATTAAGCTGGATTTTATTTTCTACAGTGATCTTCCTAATTATTTATCTGGCATTAATGGTGAGACAACATTATGCTTTAGGTAATCAGGATCGTATTGTTAGGTTAGAATTTAAGCAGAGATATTTCGAAATTTTTGGTAAAAGATCAGATGAGGTTGAAAACCAGCTGAATTTCGGTCAGATCTCCGCACTCCGCTTTGCCTATGATGAGGAGTTTAAAATTTTAATAGAAAAGGCGTTAAACGAAAAAATATCGGGCGATGAAATCAAGAAATCCATTACAAAGTGGCGACCGGATCATCATCGTATTTAA
- a CDS encoding phosphatidate cytidylyltransferase: MKKFTFLTLAVFALLSLTGCDAIGTIFKAGMWWAFFLIGAVIAVIIWLFTRGKN, from the coding sequence ATGAAAAAGTTTACATTTCTTACATTAGCAGTATTTGCATTATTATCATTGACTGGTTGTGACGCCATTGGCACCATTTTTAAAGCTGGAATGTGGTGGGCTTTCTTTTTAATAGGAGCTGTAATTGCAGTAATTATCTGGTTATTTACCAGAGGTAAAAACTAA
- a CDS encoding DNA topoisomerase IB translates to MDNPSLDLIAKISPSKIIKIMKDPVKSAKAVQLVYTNDSANEGIARKKRGKKFSYFLGEEKLKDQEELERIKKLAIPPAWEDVWICALQNGHLQATGVDAKQRKQYRYHPVWNALRNHTKFYRMLQFGEALPTIRLQLEKDLRHRKLDQRKVLAAVVSLMERTNIRIGNNIYEKLYGSFGLTTLKDKHVEIKGDKMKFSFKGKKGVYHDIDLKNSKLAKAVKNCRDIPGKELFQFYDEEGKRHAIESGMVNDYIKEISGEDFTAKDFRTWSGTVNALIAFNEIEKQEIEGNQKSKIKQAIDMVACELGNTSTVCRKYYIHPLVINLYESDSIKKYLDELDDIEVDDGKSGLTKEELIVMKILKTEKPTI, encoded by the coding sequence ATGGATAATCCAAGCCTGGATCTGATCGCGAAAATAAGTCCTTCAAAAATTATTAAAATAATGAAGGACCCCGTAAAATCTGCAAAAGCAGTGCAACTTGTTTACACAAATGACAGTGCAAATGAGGGAATTGCAAGAAAAAAGCGCGGTAAAAAATTCTCTTATTTTTTAGGAGAAGAAAAACTGAAGGATCAGGAGGAATTGGAGCGAATTAAAAAGCTCGCAATTCCTCCAGCTTGGGAAGATGTTTGGATCTGCGCTTTACAGAACGGCCATTTACAAGCCACAGGAGTAGACGCCAAACAGCGGAAACAATACCGCTATCATCCGGTTTGGAATGCTTTGAGAAATCATACCAAATTTTATAGGATGCTGCAGTTTGGGGAAGCTTTACCTACGATCAGACTTCAGCTTGAAAAAGATTTACGTCATCGCAAACTTGACCAAAGAAAAGTTTTGGCCGCGGTTGTTAGTTTGATGGAAAGAACCAACATCCGTATCGGAAATAACATTTATGAAAAACTTTATGGCTCATTTGGATTGACCACTTTAAAAGATAAACATGTAGAGATCAAAGGTGATAAAATGAAATTTTCTTTTAAAGGAAAGAAAGGTGTTTATCACGATATCGATTTAAAAAACTCGAAGTTGGCAAAAGCGGTGAAAAACTGTCGGGATATTCCGGGAAAAGAGCTGTTTCAGTTTTATGATGAGGAAGGCAAGCGTCATGCGATCGAAAGTGGAATGGTGAATGATTACATCAAAGAAATTAGTGGTGAAGATTTTACCGCGAAAGATTTTCGAACCTGGTCCGGGACTGTGAATGCTCTTATTGCCTTTAATGAAATTGAAAAACAGGAAATTGAGGGAAATCAAAAATCGAAAATTAAGCAGGCCATCGATATGGTCGCCTGTGAATTGGGAAATACGAGTACGGTTTGCCGAAAATATTATATTCATCCTTTAGTCATTAATCTTTATGAAAGTGATTCGATCAAAAAGTATCTTGATGAATTGGACGACATTGAAGTTGATGACGGTAAATCGGGACTTACAAAAGAGGAACTCATCGTCATGAAAATTTTGAAAACAGAAAAACCAACCATTTAG
- the xth gene encoding exodeoxyribonuclease III has translation MKIATYNVNGVNGRLPVLLKWLSEEKPDVVCLQELKAPQEKFPEAEMLEAGYHAVWVGQKSWNGVAILTKNGKATVVRTALPGDETDEQSRYLEVKVNDLTIVCVYVPNGNPTPGEKYDYKLKWLERLDAQAELLISAGKPVIITGDFNIIPTESDVYKPEKYKNDALFLPEVRTAFKNLIAQGWTDGLRHLYPEKTIYTFYDYFRKAYERNAGMRIDHFLISPDILPHLKNGGVDNEVRGWEKSSDHVPTWIELENI, from the coding sequence ATGAAAATCGCAACCTATAATGTAAATGGAGTTAACGGTCGGCTTCCGGTTCTTCTAAAATGGCTCAGTGAAGAAAAACCTGATGTCGTTTGCTTACAAGAATTAAAAGCACCGCAAGAAAAATTCCCTGAAGCAGAAATGTTAGAAGCCGGTTATCATGCTGTTTGGGTCGGCCAAAAAAGTTGGAATGGAGTTGCAATCTTAACAAAAAATGGGAAAGCAACCGTTGTTAGAACTGCCTTGCCAGGTGATGAAACAGACGAACAAAGCCGTTATTTAGAAGTGAAGGTGAATGATTTAACAATCGTTTGTGTTTATGTACCTAATGGAAATCCAACTCCCGGTGAAAAATATGATTATAAATTGAAATGGTTGGAAAGATTGGATGCTCAAGCCGAGTTATTGATTAGTGCGGGGAAACCGGTCATCATTACAGGAGATTTTAATATTATTCCAACGGAGAGTGATGTCTATAAACCGGAAAAATATAAAAACGATGCTCTTTTCCTGCCTGAAGTTCGGACTGCTTTCAAAAATTTAATTGCTCAGGGTTGGACCGATGGATTGCGACATCTTTATCCCGAAAAAACAATTTATACTTTTTACGATTATTTCAGAAAAGCCTACGAAAGGAATGCCGGAATGCGCATTGATCATTTTCTGATTTCTCCTGATATTCTACCTCATTTAAAAAATGGTGGAGTAGATAACGAGGTTCGTGGCTGGGAAAAATCGAGCGATCATGTTCCGACGTGGATTGAGCTGGAGAATATTTAA
- a CDS encoding cation-translocating P-type ATPase, which yields MSFHIPEHLIGLTDEEVQRSHQKFGYNQMKQIEKSSWIKLLFDILREPMLILLIIIAIIYLAVGNYGEALFMLAAIILVSGISFYQDNRSQKALEELEKLNEPLSRVIRNSKIVEIPTHEIAVGDLCITEEGKMINADGKIVHSNDFSVNESSLTGESFSVFKDNTSEDRQVYNGTSTVSGLAVFEVEHIGKETKLGKIGESISAIKDEKSPLQKQIEQFLKYMAIIGVTVFLLVCAVNYYHTRNIVDSLLNGLTLAMSILPEEIPVAFTTFMALGAWKLMRDGIIIKKSNIVETLGSATVICTDKTGTITENSMHLKAVYDFRSDKVFNDQQFNDESVSELTQYAMWSSEPVPFDPMEKSLHQVYGETQKVDLRPEFEMFHEYPLDGKPPMMTHLFKNEKGERIIAAKGAPEAIINVCQLSKEDQSKIRKEIDEFGKQGYRLLGVAKSNFEGDDFPKKQQDIQFEFLGMVVFYDPPKKGIDEVFRKFKEAGIKIKVITGDNAQTAKSIALQSGIRGVSDPVNGDEISHLSEEELMKVVDQKVLFTRMFPEAKLRVINALKKNNEVVVMLGDGVNDGPALKAAHIGVAMGEKGTEIAKAAAAVILTNDDLGKLVTAIAAGRRIYTNIKKAVQYIISIHIPIILTVSLPLFLGWAFPQIFTPVHVIFLELVMGPTCSIVYENEPMEKNTMTQKPRPMSETFLTMRELIISIIQGLVITAGVLFIYQLTYRNGGDEDMTRSMVFTTLIFANILLSFANRSFYYTMFESFRNKNNLLIYITLGTLGMLMIMLYVGPVTQFFKLNSLNLNQLLTAGSAAVISVMWFEIYKLIKRTFNSNKDKI from the coding sequence ATGTCTTTTCACATTCCCGAGCATTTAATAGGTTTAACTGACGAAGAAGTTCAACGTTCTCATCAGAAATTTGGTTATAATCAAATGAAACAAATTGAGAAAAGCAGTTGGATCAAATTGCTCTTCGACATCTTGCGCGAACCGATGTTGATTTTGTTAATTATCATTGCCATCATTTATTTAGCCGTTGGGAATTACGGTGAAGCACTCTTCATGTTGGCGGCGATTATTCTGGTTTCCGGGATTTCTTTTTATCAGGACAATCGCAGTCAGAAAGCGCTGGAAGAATTAGAAAAACTCAACGAACCCTTAAGCCGAGTCATTAGAAATTCAAAGATTGTGGAAATTCCAACGCATGAAATTGCAGTTGGAGATCTGTGTATTACCGAAGAAGGAAAAATGATCAACGCCGATGGAAAAATCGTTCACAGCAATGATTTCTCTGTGAATGAATCCTCGCTTACGGGTGAAAGTTTTTCTGTTTTTAAAGATAATACTTCGGAAGACCGGCAGGTTTACAATGGAACTTCCACCGTTTCTGGTTTGGCTGTTTTTGAAGTGGAACATATTGGCAAAGAAACGAAACTTGGTAAAATTGGAGAATCTATTTCAGCCATAAAAGATGAAAAATCTCCGCTACAAAAGCAGATTGAGCAGTTTCTGAAATACATGGCGATTATAGGAGTCACCGTTTTCCTTTTAGTTTGTGCCGTTAATTATTACCATACTCGAAATATTGTTGATTCCTTATTAAATGGATTGACTTTGGCAATGTCGATTTTGCCTGAAGAAATTCCCGTTGCTTTTACAACCTTCATGGCTCTCGGCGCCTGGAAATTAATGCGGGACGGCATCATCATTAAGAAAAGTAATATTGTTGAAACTTTAGGAAGTGCCACCGTTATTTGTACTGATAAAACGGGAACGATTACGGAGAATTCAATGCATCTGAAAGCCGTTTATGATTTTAGAAGTGACAAAGTTTTTAATGATCAACAATTTAATGACGAATCGGTGTCAGAACTTACTCAATATGCGATGTGGAGTAGTGAGCCGGTTCCTTTTGATCCGATGGAAAAATCGCTTCATCAGGTTTATGGCGAAACTCAAAAAGTAGATCTACGTCCAGAATTCGAGATGTTTCATGAATATCCATTAGATGGAAAACCACCGATGATGACGCATCTTTTTAAGAATGAAAAAGGCGAACGAATCATTGCGGCAAAAGGTGCTCCTGAAGCGATCATCAATGTTTGTCAACTTTCTAAAGAAGATCAAAGTAAAATCAGAAAAGAAATTGATGAGTTTGGAAAACAGGGATATCGACTTTTAGGTGTTGCTAAATCAAACTTTGAAGGAGATGATTTTCCAAAAAAACAACAGGATATTCAGTTTGAATTTTTGGGAATGGTGGTTTTCTACGATCCGCCAAAAAAAGGAATCGACGAAGTTTTTAGAAAATTTAAAGAAGCCGGAATTAAGATAAAAGTAATAACCGGTGATAATGCTCAAACAGCAAAAAGCATCGCTTTACAATCCGGAATTAGAGGAGTTTCGGATCCAGTTAATGGTGATGAAATCAGTCATCTGAGCGAAGAAGAATTAATGAAAGTAGTCGATCAAAAAGTGTTGTTTACCCGAATGTTTCCGGAAGCAAAACTTCGCGTGATTAATGCTTTAAAAAAGAATAATGAAGTGGTCGTTATGCTTGGTGATGGCGTTAATGATGGACCTGCCTTAAAAGCCGCACACATCGGAGTTGCGATGGGCGAGAAAGGAACTGAAATCGCAAAAGCCGCTGCTGCAGTTATTTTAACGAATGATGATTTAGGAAAGTTGGTAACTGCGATTGCGGCCGGACGTAGGATTTATACCAATATTAAAAAAGCAGTTCAGTATATTATTTCGATTCACATTCCGATTATTCTTACTGTTTCCCTACCGTTGTTTTTAGGATGGGCTTTTCCCCAAATCTTTACGCCGGTTCACGTGATTTTTCTAGAATTGGTAATGGGTCCAACCTGTTCCATCGTTTATGAAAATGAACCGATGGAAAAAAATACGATGACTCAAAAACCACGGCCAATGTCAGAAACCTTCCTAACGATGCGGGAATTGATCATCAGTATTATTCAGGGATTAGTGATCACCGCTGGAGTACTGTTCATATACCAATTAACCTATAGAAACGGAGGTGATGAAGATATGACGCGATCGATGGTTTTCACCACTTTAATTTTCGCGAATATCTTACTGAGTTTTGCGAACAGATCGTTCTATTATACGATGTTTGAAAGTTTCAGAAATAAGAATAATCTCTTAATTTATATTACTTTAGGAACCTTAGGTATGTTAATGATTATGCTTTATGTTGGTCCTGTTACGCAATTCTTTAAGTTAAATTCATTGAATCTAAACCAACTTTTAACAGCAGGTTCTGCAGCAGTTATTTCGGTCATGTGGTTTGAAATCTATAAACTGATAAAGAGGACTTTTAATAGTAATAAAGATAAAATTTAA
- a CDS encoding 2Fe-2S iron-sulfur cluster-binding family protein encodes MQDITLKITDRNGDLHEVVAPTDMSMNLMEVIRSYELAEEGTIGVCGGMAMCASCQVYIVDGSDKLTEMGAEEDAMLSEAFHVQDNSRLGCQIHITADVDGLEVAIAPYP; translated from the coding sequence ATGCAGGATATTACCTTAAAGATTACTGACCGAAACGGAGACTTACATGAAGTGGTTGCACCAACCGACATGTCCATGAATTTGATGGAAGTGATTCGTTCTTACGAATTGGCAGAAGAAGGAACCATCGGAGTTTGCGGCGGTATGGCGATGTGCGCGTCCTGTCAAGTTTACATCGTTGACGGTTCTGATAAACTGACCGAAATGGGCGCTGAGGAAGATGCGATGTTGAGTGAAGCGTTCCATGTTCAGGACAACAGCCGTTTGGGTTGCCAGATTCATATCACCGCAGACGTTGACGGTTTAGAAGTTGCTATTGCACCTTATCCATAA
- a CDS encoding NAD(P)/FAD-dependent oxidoreductase, translating into MITTDILIIGAGPTGLFTVFEAGLLKLKCHLIDALPQPGGQLTELYPKKPIFDIPGFPSINAGDLVDNLMEQTKQFQPGFTLGETAQTLTKLEDGTFEVITNKGTVHRAKAVAIAGGLGTFEPRKPTLENLADYEEKGVEYFIKEPEHFRNKKVVIAGGGDSALDWSIFLTDIASEVTLIHRRNEFRGALDSVEKVQALKDQGKIHMMTPAEVVGLKGDGKLTAITVEKEGETFDIETDYFIPLFGLTPKLGDLANWGLEIEKNAIKVNNALDYQTNIPGVYAIGDINTYPGKLKLILCGFHEATLMCQSIYNMLNPGKKFVLKYTTVSGIDGFDGSRKEAEKAVVMKID; encoded by the coding sequence ATGATTACTACTGATATATTGATTATTGGAGCCGGCCCGACCGGACTTTTTACTGTTTTTGAAGCAGGTTTACTTAAGTTGAAATGCCATCTTATCGATGCTCTTCCACAGCCAGGCGGTCAGTTAACCGAGTTGTATCCTAAAAAACCTATTTTCGATATTCCGGGATTTCCGTCCATTAACGCTGGAGATTTAGTAGATAATTTGATGGAGCAAACGAAACAGTTTCAACCAGGATTTACCTTGGGAGAAACTGCCCAGACTTTAACCAAATTAGAAGACGGAACTTTTGAAGTAATTACTAATAAAGGTACTGTTCACCGTGCCAAAGCAGTTGCGATTGCTGGTGGTTTGGGAACTTTTGAACCGAGAAAACCCACTTTGGAAAATTTGGCAGATTACGAAGAAAAAGGCGTAGAATATTTCATTAAAGAACCTGAACATTTCAGAAATAAAAAAGTGGTCATCGCCGGCGGTGGTGATTCTGCTTTAGACTGGAGTATTTTCCTTACAGATATTGCAAGTGAAGTTACTTTAATTCACCGTAGAAACGAATTCCGTGGAGCGTTGGATTCTGTTGAAAAAGTTCAGGCTTTAAAAGATCAGGGTAAAATTCACATGATGACTCCGGCTGAAGTAGTTGGTTTAAAAGGTGATGGTAAATTAACTGCAATTACCGTAGAAAAAGAAGGCGAAACTTTTGATATTGAAACGGATTACTTTATTCCTCTTTTTGGTCTAACACCGAAATTAGGAGATTTAGCAAATTGGGGATTGGAAATTGAGAAAAATGCAATCAAGGTAAATAATGCTTTGGATTATCAAACCAATATTCCGGGAGTGTATGCAATCGGTGATATCAATACCTATCCGGGAAAATTGAAATTGATTTTATGTGGTTTCCATGAAGCAACTTTGATGTGTCAAAGTATTTATAACATGCTGAATCCAGGTAAAAAATTCGTTCTGAAATATACGACTGTAAGTGGAATTGATGGTTTCGATGGAAGCCGTAAGGAAGCAGAGAAAGCGGTAGTGATGAAAATCGATTAA